The proteins below come from a single Esox lucius isolate fEsoLuc1 chromosome 7, fEsoLuc1.pri, whole genome shotgun sequence genomic window:
- the LOC105010827 gene encoding disks large homolog 4 isoform X7, with the protein MLDIRGSPRRLSVQHSGRMFVSVWYAKKMGRRFINNVRKSKKHRHHIMGNSPPVVVNTDTLDGSPYVNGTEGEIEYEEITLERGNSGLGFSIAGGTDNPHVGDDPSIFITKIIPGGAAAQDGRLSVNDSILFVNDVDVREVTHSMAVEALKEAGAIVRLYVLRRKPAAEKVTEIKLIKGPKGLGFSIAGGVGNQHIPGDNSIYVTKIIEGGAAHKDQRLQIGDKILAVNSVCLEDVMHEDAVAALKNTAEVVYLRVAKPNNLYLNTYNPPDLTSTYSPHMDTDLGHPTYLGSDYPQALTPTSPSRFSPVLHGMMGDEDLPRDPRRVLIHRGSTGLGFNIVGGEDGEGIFISFILAGGPADLSGELRKGDQILSVNGVDLRIATHEQAAAALKNAGQTVTIVAQYRPEEYSRFEAKIHDLREQLMNSSMGSGQTTLRNNPKRGFYIRALFDYDKTADCGFLSQAVGFRFGDVLHVLDCGDEEWWQARRVSPQSEAEEVGFIPSKRRVERKEWSRMGTKERDRSRDSLGSQGRDDSQHSYETVTQVEVHYARPIIILGPIKDRVNDDLLSEFPDKFGSCVPHTTRPKRDYEVDGRDYHFVSSREQMEKDIQSHRFIEAGQYNSHLYGTSVQSVREVAEQQGKHCILDVSANAVRRLQAAQLHPIAIFVRPKSLENVLEINTRLTEEQARKGMDRALKLEQDFLECFSAVVEGDSFEEVYHKVKTVIEEQSGPYIWIPTRERL; encoded by the exons GGAAATTCGCCTCCAGTTGTGGTGAACACTGACACACTCGACGGCTCCCCCTAC gtcAACGGGACTGAGGGGGAAATTGAgtatgaagaaattacactggAAAGA GGTAACTCAGGTCTGGGCTTCAGCATAGCAGGTGGGACAGATAACCCTCATGTCGGTGATGACCCCAGCATCTTCATCACCAAAATAATCCCTGGAGGAGCTGCTGCTCAGGATGGGCGCCTGAG TGTTAATGACAGCATCCTGTTTGTGAATGATGTGGATGTAAGAGAGGTAACCCACAGTATGGCTGTGGAGGCTCTGAAGGAGGCAGGGGCCATAGTTCGTCTGTACGTCCTTCGCAGGAAACCGGCCGCAGAGAAAGTCACTGAGATTAAACTCATCAAAGGGCCTAAAG GTCTCGGTTTCAGCATCGCCGGAGGGGTGGGTAATCAGCACATCCCAGGAGATAACAGCATCTACGTGACTAAGATCATAGAGGGCGGAGCTGCCCACAAGGACCAGAGGCTGCAGATCGGGGATAAGATACTAGCG gtaaACAGTGTGTGCCTGGAGGACGTGATGCACGAGGACGCAGTAGCAGCCCTGAAGAACACGGCCGAGGTGGTCTACCTCAGGGTGGCCAAGCCAAACAACCTCTACTTGAACACCTACAATCCCCCAGACCTCACCAGca CATACTCCCCTCACATGGACACAGACCTTGGCCACCCCACGTACCTTGGATCCGATTACCCACAAGCCCTTACTCCCACCTCGCCCAGCCGCTTCTCTCCAGTGTTGCACGGCATGATGGGGGATGAAGACCTTCCCAG GGACCCCAGGAGAGTGCTGATCCACAGGGGCTCCACAGGCCTGGGATTTAACATCGTGGGAGGTGAGGACGGAGAGGGCATCTTCATCTCCTTTATCCTGGCGGGGGGGCCCGCCGACCTCAGCGGAGAGCTGCGCAAGGGCGACCAGATCCTCAGT gtgaaCGGGGTGGACCTGCGTATCGCCACCCATGAGCAGGCTGCTGCAGCCCTTAAGAACGCCGGGCAGACTGTCACCATTGTAGCCCAGTACCGCCCAGAAG agtACAGCCGTTTCGAAGCTAAGATTCACGACCTGAGGGAACAGCTCATGAACAGCAGTATGGGCTCTGGGCAGACAACGCTGAGGAACAACCCCAAGAGAGGCTTCTACATCAG GGCCCTGTTCGACTACGACAAGACAGCTGACTGTGGTTTCCTGAGCCAGGCGGTGGGCTTCAGGTTTGGAGATGTGCTCCATGTCCTGGACTGCGGAGATGAAGAGTGGTGGCAGGCTAGACGGGTCAGTCCCCAGTCGGAGGCTGAGGAGGTCGGCTTCATCCCGAGCAAACGCAG GGTGGAAAGGAAAGAGTGGTCTCGCATGGGCACCAAGGAGAGG GATCGCAGTCGGGACAGCCTCGGGTCTCAAG GGAGGGATGATTCTCAACACAGCTATGAAACAGTCACTCAAGTTGAGG TCCACTATGCCAGGCCCATCATAATATTGGGTCCCATAAAGGACAGGGTGAATGATGACCTGCTGTCTGAATTTCCTGACAAGTTTGGATCTTGTGTCCCTC ACACCACGCGGCCCAAGCGTGACTACGAGGTGGACGGGCGTGACTACCACTTTGTGTCTTCGCGGGAGCAGATGGAGAAGGACATCCAGAGCCACCGCTTTATCGAGGCGGGCCAGTACAACAGCCACCTTTACGGCACCAGTGTCCAGAGCGTCCGTGAGGTGGCTGAGCAG CAGGGAAAGCACTGTATACTGGACGTTTCTGCCAACGCGGTCCGCAGACTACAGGCTGCTCAGCTCCACCCCATCGCCATCTTTGTGCGGCCCAAGTCACTGGAGAATGTCCT aGAGATCAATACTCgtttgacagaggagcaggcaAGGAAGGGCATGGACCGCGCTCTGAAACTGGAACAGGACTTCCTAGAATGCTTCTCAG CCGTGGTGGAGGGCGACAGCTTCGAGGAGGTCTACCACAAGGTGAAGACGGTGATCGAGGAGCAGTCAGGGCCTTACATCTGGATCCCCACCCGGGAGAGGCTGTGA